Proteins from one Larimichthys crocea isolate SSNF chromosome XX, L_crocea_2.0, whole genome shotgun sequence genomic window:
- the tbc1d30 gene encoding TBC1 domain family member 30 isoform X2: MSSEVTLVRNELLEVDICDRGVCSEDESGVFVNSAAPPQDEFSGFQQWTSPAEPPEDTSPPPEQVHTEQAAPRTAADSDSDSQGDGLKAPRSSIVDCLLVELYDTYSGGSRRNADSWDSSTEASGSDAFLGRSNSGSSFLQELQEKHTRRHQMNYLAQKAPEELHSIIQEVKYRSGLQSAKLIRQLRRRDRLCHKLQKNYDIITACLQAVSQKRRVDTRLKFTIEPSLGKNGFQQWYDALKAVARLPTGIPKEWRKRVWLTLADQYLHSISIDWEKTLRFAFNERSNPDDDSLGIQIVKDLHRTGCSSYCGQEGEQDRVVLKRVLLAYARWNKAVGYCQGFNVLAALILEVTEGNESDALKVMIYLIDKVLPESYFANNLRALSVDMAVFRDLLRLKLPRLSQHLHHLQKAANKEAGGSYEPPLTNVFTMQWFLTMFATCLPAPTVLKIWDSVFFEGSEVLFRVALAIWERLGERIEYCQTADEFYSTMGCLTQEMLEHNLIDPSELMQEVYSIAVFPFPQLAELREKYTYNITPFPTSVKSNGSGGLGSWESDDDADMDDEDSMVTALGCLGPLGGLLAPELQRYQKHLKDQRTEQGNIAELSPGAVGAAGAGGGGGGGGGAGGGGGGGKGAKAEHQAAINSMMMERMSTDIYALKKQYTRIKRRQQQQAMQLYIRTDKCPATRVLPSQLNPTSSVVNHLLLGRKPRGGSSRLPSTSTSTLPGCRPTSLSQSQGSPARQRCGSLPSNSSGSPGSSVGGAGSPWRAHVRVHRRNIARARAQLGFGDSEEREDDEKEEGESRYKGEEERNDDEEQIEGSDYSVSPSPGPSGPGSVCEEAPQVGHETKEAEVAEVVVQLDSLDLEDESDNAQPDTQPTPPESRPEPRVPLLPPPPSSNRHKESDSLGSERNTGSNRHSPSIASSSSSVQSPSPSLGPSCSSSPTPPSTPTPGSTSRLPSSHSANGLSSLPLAAPSTFYKTSSPSTPSLSSVSSSSRSHMSSSPSTPAFTQKQQVYSPFPSVKQPRKSAAARNLGLYGPTSRTPTVHFPQLSRNLNRSSGAGTTGRR; the protein is encoded by the exons atgtcGTCGGAGGTGACGTTAGTCAGGAATGAACTTTTGGAAGTTGACATATGTGACCGCGGCGTGTGCTCCGAGGACGAGAGCGGCGTGTTTGTGAACTCCGCCGCCCCCCCGCAGGATGAGTTCTCCGGCTTCCAGCAGTGGACGAGCCCGGCCGAGCCTCCGGAGGACACATCACCACCACCGGAGCAGGTCCACACCGAGCAGGCAGCTCCGAGAACAGCCGCAGACAGCGACTCTGACTCCCAGGGAGATGGACTGAAAGCCCCGAGGAGCTCCATCGTGGACTGCCTGCTGGTGGAGCTCTACGACACGTACAGCGGAGGCAGCAGGAGGAACGCGGACAGCTGGGACAGCTCCACGGAGGCGTCCGGCTCCGATGCCTTCCTGGGCCGCAGCAACTCCGGCTCCAGCTTCCTCCAGGAGCTCCAGGAGAAACACACCAGGAGGCATCAGATGAACTACCTGGCCCAGAAAG CCCCGGAGGAGCTGCACTCCATCATCCAGGAGGTGAAGTATCGCTCGGGCCTGCAGTCGGCCAAGCTGATCCGTCAGCTGAGGAGACGGGACCGACTCTGCCACAAGCTGCAGAAGAACTACGACATCATCACGGCGTGCCTTCAGGCCGTCTCGCAGAAACGAc gtgTTGACACAAGGCTGAAGTTTACCATCGAGCCATCGCTGGGAAAGAACGGATTCCAGCAG TGGTACGACGCCCTAAAGGCCGTGGCTAGACTCCCTACTGGGATCCCAAAGGAATGGAGGAAGCGG gTTTGGTTAACGCTGGCAGATCAGTACCTCCACAGTATCTCCATCGACTGGGAGAAGACGCTTCGTTTCGCCTTTAACGAGCGTAGCAACCCGGACGACGACTCCCTCGGCATCCAGATCGTCAAG GACCTGCACAGGACGGGCTGCAGTTCTTACTGCGGCCAAGAGGGGGAGCAGGACAGGGTGGTGCTGAAGAGGGTGCTGCTCGCCTACGCCCGCTGGAACAAAGCGGTCGGCTACTGTCAAGGGTTCAACGTGCTGGCTGCCCTCATACTGGAAGTCACCGAAGGCAACGAGAGCGACGCTCTGAAG GTGATGATCTATCTGATCGACAAAGTGCTGCCGGAGAGTTATTTCGCTAACAACCTGCGAGCGCTGTCAG TGGACATGGCGGTGTTCAGAGATCTGCTGCGTCTGAAGCTGCCCAGACTGTCCCAAcatctccaccacctccagaaAGCTGCCAACAAAGAAGCCGGAG GCAGCTACGAGCCTCCGCTGACCAACGTGTTCACTATGCAGTGGTTCCTCACCATGTTCGCCACCTGCCTGCCTGCACCCACCGTGCTGAAGATCTGGGACTCGGTGTTCTTCGAGGGTTCGGAGGTGTTGTTCCGGGTCGCCCTCGCCATCTGGGAGAGGCTGGGAGA GAGGATCGAGTATTGTCAGACAGCAGATGAGTTTTACAGCACGATGGGTTGCCTCACGCAGGAGATGTTGGAGCACAACCTCATCGATCCTTCTGAGCTCATGCAG GAGGTTTACTCCATCGCAGTGTTTCCTTTCCCTCAACTGGCCGAGCTGAGAGAGAAATACACCTACAACATCACTCCGTTCCCTACCTCAGTCAAATCCAACGGAAG CGGTGGTCTGGGCAGCTGGGAGAGCGACGACGACGCCGACATGGATGATGAAGACTCCATGGTGACGGCGCTCGGTTGCCTGGGTCCCCTGGGCGGCCTGCTGGCCCCCGAGCTGCAGAGGTACCAGAAACATCTGAAAG ACCAGAGAACGGAGCAGGGGAACATCGCAGAGCTGAGCCCAGGAGCGGTGGGAGCTGCAGgggcaggaggtggtggaggcggcggaggaggagcaggaggaggaggaggaggaggaaagggcgCCAAGGCGGAGCATCAAGCAGCGATCAACAGCATGATGATGGAGAGAATGAGCACCGACATCTACGCCCTGAAGAAGCAATACACCCGCATCAagaggcggcagcagcagcaggctatGCAACTCTACATACGcacag ACAAGTGCCCCGCCACCCGTGTCCTGCCCTCCCAACTCAACCCCACCAGCTCCGTAGTCAACCACCTCCTTCTGGGTCGGAAACCACGCGGAGGGAGCTCCAGGCTCCCATCCACTAGCACATCCACGCTACCAGGGTGCCGACCCACTTCTCTGTCCCAGAGTCAGGGCTCCCCAGCCAGGCAGCGCTGTGGCTCACTGCCCTCCAACAGCAGTGGATCTCCGGGGAGCTCTGTAGGAGGCGCGGGGTCACCCTGGCGGGCTCACGTCCGGGTACATCGAAGGAACATCGCCAGGGCCCGAGCACAGCTGGGCTTTGGGGATTCAGAGGAAAGGGAAGACgatgagaaggaggaaggagaatcGAGATAtaaaggtgaggaggagagaaatgatgatgaggagCAGATAGAGGGGAGTGACTACTCTGTGTCTCCATCTCCTGGTCCCTCTGGTCCAGGGTCGGTATGTGAAGAGGCTCCACAGGTTGGACATGAGACAAAAGAAGCAGAAGTTGCAGAGGTGGTGGTGCAGCTAGACTCCCTGGATCTAGAGGACGAATCAGACAACGCACAACCAGATACACAACCCACACCACCAGAGTCTAGACCTGAACCCAGagtccctctcctccctcctcctccgtcctccaaCAGACACAAAGAATCAGATTCATTGGGTTCAGAAAGAAACACCGGCTCCAACAGACATTCCCCCTCCATCGCTTCTTCCTCATCGTCCGTCCAAAGTCCGTCCCCCTCTCTGGGTCCATCCTGCTCGTCCTCTCCGACACCACCCTCCACTCCAACACCGGGTTCCACATCCCGCCTCCCCTCATCCCACTCAGCTAACGGCCTCTCCTCGCTCCCTCTTGCCGCGCCCTCCACCTTTTACAAAACGTCCTCCCCCTCCACTCCCTCGCTTTCCTCCGTCTCCTCGTCCTCCAGATCTCACATGTCCTCCTCCCCGTCCACCCCGGCGTTCACTCAGAAGCAGCAGGTCTATTCCCCGTTCCCCAGCGTGAAGCAGCCCAGGAAATCGGCGGCAGCCAGAAACCTCGGCCTCTACGGTCCCACATCCAGAACACCCACAGTCCACTTCCCTCAACTCAGCCGCAACCTCAACCGCAGCAGCGGTGCCGGCACCACCGGGAGGCGATGA
- the tbc1d30 gene encoding TBC1 domain family member 30 isoform X3: MRQERLTASGRRPRAGVKQRQQGSGGVGNIISNVLKKRNGISRSAPRLLCTLEPGVDTRLKFTIEPSLGKNGFQQWYDALKAVARLPTGIPKEWRKRVWLTLADQYLHSISIDWEKTLRFAFNERSNPDDDSLGIQIVKDLHRTGCSSYCGQEGEQDRVVLKRVLLAYARWNKAVGYCQGFNVLAALILEVTEGNESDALKVMIYLIDKVLPESYFANNLRALSVDMAVFRDLLRLKLPRLSQHLHHLQKAANKEAGGSYEPPLTNVFTMQWFLTMFATCLPAPTVLKIWDSVFFEGSEVLFRVALAIWERLGERIEYCQTADEFYSTMGCLTQEMLEHNLIDPSELMQEVYSIAVFPFPQLAELREKYTYNITPFPTSVKSNGSGGLGSWESDDDADMDDEDSMVTALGCLGPLGGLLAPELQRYQKHLKDQRTEQGNIAELSPGAVGAAGAGGGGGGGGGAGGGGGGGKGAKAEHQAAINSMMMERMSTDIYALKKQYTRIKRRQQQQAMQLYIRTGLGPGVATYPGIPQEQRNNQSDSTGPNTDDKCPATRVLPSQLNPTSSVVNHLLLGRKPRGGSSRLPSTSTSTLPGCRPTSLSQSQGSPARQRCGSLPSNSSGSPGSSVGGAGSPWRAHVRVHRRNIARARAQLGFGDSEEREDDEKEEGESRYKGEEERNDDEEQIEGSDYSVSPSPGPSGPGSVCEEAPQVGHETKEAEVAEVVVQLDSLDLEDESDNAQPDTQPTPPESRPEPRVPLLPPPPSSNRHKESDSLGSERNTGSNRHSPSIASSSSSVQSPSPSLGPSCSSSPTPPSTPTPGSTSRLPSSHSANGLSSLPLAAPSTFYKTSSPSTPSLSSVSSSSRSHMSSSPSTPAFTQKQQVYSPFPSVKQPRKSAAARNLGLYGPTSRTPTVHFPQLSRNLNRSSGAGTTGRR; this comes from the exons ATGAGGCAGGAGAGGCTCACCGCCTCCGGCAGGAGGCCGAGGGCGGGCGTGAAGCAGCGGCAGCAGGGATCGGGAGGGGTCGGTAACATTATCAGCAACGTCCTGAAGAAACGGAACGGGATCTCCAGGAGCGCACCGCGGCTGCTCTGCACCTTGGAGCCAG gtgTTGACACAAGGCTGAAGTTTACCATCGAGCCATCGCTGGGAAAGAACGGATTCCAGCAG TGGTACGACGCCCTAAAGGCCGTGGCTAGACTCCCTACTGGGATCCCAAAGGAATGGAGGAAGCGG gTTTGGTTAACGCTGGCAGATCAGTACCTCCACAGTATCTCCATCGACTGGGAGAAGACGCTTCGTTTCGCCTTTAACGAGCGTAGCAACCCGGACGACGACTCCCTCGGCATCCAGATCGTCAAG GACCTGCACAGGACGGGCTGCAGTTCTTACTGCGGCCAAGAGGGGGAGCAGGACAGGGTGGTGCTGAAGAGGGTGCTGCTCGCCTACGCCCGCTGGAACAAAGCGGTCGGCTACTGTCAAGGGTTCAACGTGCTGGCTGCCCTCATACTGGAAGTCACCGAAGGCAACGAGAGCGACGCTCTGAAG GTGATGATCTATCTGATCGACAAAGTGCTGCCGGAGAGTTATTTCGCTAACAACCTGCGAGCGCTGTCAG TGGACATGGCGGTGTTCAGAGATCTGCTGCGTCTGAAGCTGCCCAGACTGTCCCAAcatctccaccacctccagaaAGCTGCCAACAAAGAAGCCGGAG GCAGCTACGAGCCTCCGCTGACCAACGTGTTCACTATGCAGTGGTTCCTCACCATGTTCGCCACCTGCCTGCCTGCACCCACCGTGCTGAAGATCTGGGACTCGGTGTTCTTCGAGGGTTCGGAGGTGTTGTTCCGGGTCGCCCTCGCCATCTGGGAGAGGCTGGGAGA GAGGATCGAGTATTGTCAGACAGCAGATGAGTTTTACAGCACGATGGGTTGCCTCACGCAGGAGATGTTGGAGCACAACCTCATCGATCCTTCTGAGCTCATGCAG GAGGTTTACTCCATCGCAGTGTTTCCTTTCCCTCAACTGGCCGAGCTGAGAGAGAAATACACCTACAACATCACTCCGTTCCCTACCTCAGTCAAATCCAACGGAAG CGGTGGTCTGGGCAGCTGGGAGAGCGACGACGACGCCGACATGGATGATGAAGACTCCATGGTGACGGCGCTCGGTTGCCTGGGTCCCCTGGGCGGCCTGCTGGCCCCCGAGCTGCAGAGGTACCAGAAACATCTGAAAG ACCAGAGAACGGAGCAGGGGAACATCGCAGAGCTGAGCCCAGGAGCGGTGGGAGCTGCAGgggcaggaggtggtggaggcggcggaggaggagcaggaggaggaggaggaggaggaaagggcgCCAAGGCGGAGCATCAAGCAGCGATCAACAGCATGATGATGGAGAGAATGAGCACCGACATCTACGCCCTGAAGAAGCAATACACCCGCATCAagaggcggcagcagcagcaggctatGCAACTCTACATACGcacag GACTTGGACCTGGAGTGGCCACATATCCAGGGATTCCTCAGGAGCAACGCAACAATCAGAGCGACAGTACCGGCCCCAACACTGACG ACAAGTGCCCCGCCACCCGTGTCCTGCCCTCCCAACTCAACCCCACCAGCTCCGTAGTCAACCACCTCCTTCTGGGTCGGAAACCACGCGGAGGGAGCTCCAGGCTCCCATCCACTAGCACATCCACGCTACCAGGGTGCCGACCCACTTCTCTGTCCCAGAGTCAGGGCTCCCCAGCCAGGCAGCGCTGTGGCTCACTGCCCTCCAACAGCAGTGGATCTCCGGGGAGCTCTGTAGGAGGCGCGGGGTCACCCTGGCGGGCTCACGTCCGGGTACATCGAAGGAACATCGCCAGGGCCCGAGCACAGCTGGGCTTTGGGGATTCAGAGGAAAGGGAAGACgatgagaaggaggaaggagaatcGAGATAtaaaggtgaggaggagagaaatgatgatgaggagCAGATAGAGGGGAGTGACTACTCTGTGTCTCCATCTCCTGGTCCCTCTGGTCCAGGGTCGGTATGTGAAGAGGCTCCACAGGTTGGACATGAGACAAAAGAAGCAGAAGTTGCAGAGGTGGTGGTGCAGCTAGACTCCCTGGATCTAGAGGACGAATCAGACAACGCACAACCAGATACACAACCCACACCACCAGAGTCTAGACCTGAACCCAGagtccctctcctccctcctcctccgtcctccaaCAGACACAAAGAATCAGATTCATTGGGTTCAGAAAGAAACACCGGCTCCAACAGACATTCCCCCTCCATCGCTTCTTCCTCATCGTCCGTCCAAAGTCCGTCCCCCTCTCTGGGTCCATCCTGCTCGTCCTCTCCGACACCACCCTCCACTCCAACACCGGGTTCCACATCCCGCCTCCCCTCATCCCACTCAGCTAACGGCCTCTCCTCGCTCCCTCTTGCCGCGCCCTCCACCTTTTACAAAACGTCCTCCCCCTCCACTCCCTCGCTTTCCTCCGTCTCCTCGTCCTCCAGATCTCACATGTCCTCCTCCCCGTCCACCCCGGCGTTCACTCAGAAGCAGCAGGTCTATTCCCCGTTCCCCAGCGTGAAGCAGCCCAGGAAATCGGCGGCAGCCAGAAACCTCGGCCTCTACGGTCCCACATCCAGAACACCCACAGTCCACTTCCCTCAACTCAGCCGCAACCTCAACCGCAGCAGCGGTGCCGGCACCACCGGGAGGCGATGA
- the tbc1d30 gene encoding TBC1 domain family member 30 isoform X1, translating to MSSEVTLVRNELLEVDICDRGVCSEDESGVFVNSAAPPQDEFSGFQQWTSPAEPPEDTSPPPEQVHTEQAAPRTAADSDSDSQGDGLKAPRSSIVDCLLVELYDTYSGGSRRNADSWDSSTEASGSDAFLGRSNSGSSFLQELQEKHTRRHQMNYLAQKAPEELHSIIQEVKYRSGLQSAKLIRQLRRRDRLCHKLQKNYDIITACLQAVSQKRRVDTRLKFTIEPSLGKNGFQQWYDALKAVARLPTGIPKEWRKRVWLTLADQYLHSISIDWEKTLRFAFNERSNPDDDSLGIQIVKDLHRTGCSSYCGQEGEQDRVVLKRVLLAYARWNKAVGYCQGFNVLAALILEVTEGNESDALKVMIYLIDKVLPESYFANNLRALSVDMAVFRDLLRLKLPRLSQHLHHLQKAANKEAGGSYEPPLTNVFTMQWFLTMFATCLPAPTVLKIWDSVFFEGSEVLFRVALAIWERLGERIEYCQTADEFYSTMGCLTQEMLEHNLIDPSELMQEVYSIAVFPFPQLAELREKYTYNITPFPTSVKSNGSGGLGSWESDDDADMDDEDSMVTALGCLGPLGGLLAPELQRYQKHLKDQRTEQGNIAELSPGAVGAAGAGGGGGGGGGAGGGGGGGKGAKAEHQAAINSMMMERMSTDIYALKKQYTRIKRRQQQQAMQLYIRTGLGPGVATYPGIPQEQRNNQSDSTGPNTDDKCPATRVLPSQLNPTSSVVNHLLLGRKPRGGSSRLPSTSTSTLPGCRPTSLSQSQGSPARQRCGSLPSNSSGSPGSSVGGAGSPWRAHVRVHRRNIARARAQLGFGDSEEREDDEKEEGESRYKGEEERNDDEEQIEGSDYSVSPSPGPSGPGSVCEEAPQVGHETKEAEVAEVVVQLDSLDLEDESDNAQPDTQPTPPESRPEPRVPLLPPPPSSNRHKESDSLGSERNTGSNRHSPSIASSSSSVQSPSPSLGPSCSSSPTPPSTPTPGSTSRLPSSHSANGLSSLPLAAPSTFYKTSSPSTPSLSSVSSSSRSHMSSSPSTPAFTQKQQVYSPFPSVKQPRKSAAARNLGLYGPTSRTPTVHFPQLSRNLNRSSGAGTTGRR from the exons atgtcGTCGGAGGTGACGTTAGTCAGGAATGAACTTTTGGAAGTTGACATATGTGACCGCGGCGTGTGCTCCGAGGACGAGAGCGGCGTGTTTGTGAACTCCGCCGCCCCCCCGCAGGATGAGTTCTCCGGCTTCCAGCAGTGGACGAGCCCGGCCGAGCCTCCGGAGGACACATCACCACCACCGGAGCAGGTCCACACCGAGCAGGCAGCTCCGAGAACAGCCGCAGACAGCGACTCTGACTCCCAGGGAGATGGACTGAAAGCCCCGAGGAGCTCCATCGTGGACTGCCTGCTGGTGGAGCTCTACGACACGTACAGCGGAGGCAGCAGGAGGAACGCGGACAGCTGGGACAGCTCCACGGAGGCGTCCGGCTCCGATGCCTTCCTGGGCCGCAGCAACTCCGGCTCCAGCTTCCTCCAGGAGCTCCAGGAGAAACACACCAGGAGGCATCAGATGAACTACCTGGCCCAGAAAG CCCCGGAGGAGCTGCACTCCATCATCCAGGAGGTGAAGTATCGCTCGGGCCTGCAGTCGGCCAAGCTGATCCGTCAGCTGAGGAGACGGGACCGACTCTGCCACAAGCTGCAGAAGAACTACGACATCATCACGGCGTGCCTTCAGGCCGTCTCGCAGAAACGAc gtgTTGACACAAGGCTGAAGTTTACCATCGAGCCATCGCTGGGAAAGAACGGATTCCAGCAG TGGTACGACGCCCTAAAGGCCGTGGCTAGACTCCCTACTGGGATCCCAAAGGAATGGAGGAAGCGG gTTTGGTTAACGCTGGCAGATCAGTACCTCCACAGTATCTCCATCGACTGGGAGAAGACGCTTCGTTTCGCCTTTAACGAGCGTAGCAACCCGGACGACGACTCCCTCGGCATCCAGATCGTCAAG GACCTGCACAGGACGGGCTGCAGTTCTTACTGCGGCCAAGAGGGGGAGCAGGACAGGGTGGTGCTGAAGAGGGTGCTGCTCGCCTACGCCCGCTGGAACAAAGCGGTCGGCTACTGTCAAGGGTTCAACGTGCTGGCTGCCCTCATACTGGAAGTCACCGAAGGCAACGAGAGCGACGCTCTGAAG GTGATGATCTATCTGATCGACAAAGTGCTGCCGGAGAGTTATTTCGCTAACAACCTGCGAGCGCTGTCAG TGGACATGGCGGTGTTCAGAGATCTGCTGCGTCTGAAGCTGCCCAGACTGTCCCAAcatctccaccacctccagaaAGCTGCCAACAAAGAAGCCGGAG GCAGCTACGAGCCTCCGCTGACCAACGTGTTCACTATGCAGTGGTTCCTCACCATGTTCGCCACCTGCCTGCCTGCACCCACCGTGCTGAAGATCTGGGACTCGGTGTTCTTCGAGGGTTCGGAGGTGTTGTTCCGGGTCGCCCTCGCCATCTGGGAGAGGCTGGGAGA GAGGATCGAGTATTGTCAGACAGCAGATGAGTTTTACAGCACGATGGGTTGCCTCACGCAGGAGATGTTGGAGCACAACCTCATCGATCCTTCTGAGCTCATGCAG GAGGTTTACTCCATCGCAGTGTTTCCTTTCCCTCAACTGGCCGAGCTGAGAGAGAAATACACCTACAACATCACTCCGTTCCCTACCTCAGTCAAATCCAACGGAAG CGGTGGTCTGGGCAGCTGGGAGAGCGACGACGACGCCGACATGGATGATGAAGACTCCATGGTGACGGCGCTCGGTTGCCTGGGTCCCCTGGGCGGCCTGCTGGCCCCCGAGCTGCAGAGGTACCAGAAACATCTGAAAG ACCAGAGAACGGAGCAGGGGAACATCGCAGAGCTGAGCCCAGGAGCGGTGGGAGCTGCAGgggcaggaggtggtggaggcggcggaggaggagcaggaggaggaggaggaggaggaaagggcgCCAAGGCGGAGCATCAAGCAGCGATCAACAGCATGATGATGGAGAGAATGAGCACCGACATCTACGCCCTGAAGAAGCAATACACCCGCATCAagaggcggcagcagcagcaggctatGCAACTCTACATACGcacag GACTTGGACCTGGAGTGGCCACATATCCAGGGATTCCTCAGGAGCAACGCAACAATCAGAGCGACAGTACCGGCCCCAACACTGACG ACAAGTGCCCCGCCACCCGTGTCCTGCCCTCCCAACTCAACCCCACCAGCTCCGTAGTCAACCACCTCCTTCTGGGTCGGAAACCACGCGGAGGGAGCTCCAGGCTCCCATCCACTAGCACATCCACGCTACCAGGGTGCCGACCCACTTCTCTGTCCCAGAGTCAGGGCTCCCCAGCCAGGCAGCGCTGTGGCTCACTGCCCTCCAACAGCAGTGGATCTCCGGGGAGCTCTGTAGGAGGCGCGGGGTCACCCTGGCGGGCTCACGTCCGGGTACATCGAAGGAACATCGCCAGGGCCCGAGCACAGCTGGGCTTTGGGGATTCAGAGGAAAGGGAAGACgatgagaaggaggaaggagaatcGAGATAtaaaggtgaggaggagagaaatgatgatgaggagCAGATAGAGGGGAGTGACTACTCTGTGTCTCCATCTCCTGGTCCCTCTGGTCCAGGGTCGGTATGTGAAGAGGCTCCACAGGTTGGACATGAGACAAAAGAAGCAGAAGTTGCAGAGGTGGTGGTGCAGCTAGACTCCCTGGATCTAGAGGACGAATCAGACAACGCACAACCAGATACACAACCCACACCACCAGAGTCTAGACCTGAACCCAGagtccctctcctccctcctcctccgtcctccaaCAGACACAAAGAATCAGATTCATTGGGTTCAGAAAGAAACACCGGCTCCAACAGACATTCCCCCTCCATCGCTTCTTCCTCATCGTCCGTCCAAAGTCCGTCCCCCTCTCTGGGTCCATCCTGCTCGTCCTCTCCGACACCACCCTCCACTCCAACACCGGGTTCCACATCCCGCCTCCCCTCATCCCACTCAGCTAACGGCCTCTCCTCGCTCCCTCTTGCCGCGCCCTCCACCTTTTACAAAACGTCCTCCCCCTCCACTCCCTCGCTTTCCTCCGTCTCCTCGTCCTCCAGATCTCACATGTCCTCCTCCCCGTCCACCCCGGCGTTCACTCAGAAGCAGCAGGTCTATTCCCCGTTCCCCAGCGTGAAGCAGCCCAGGAAATCGGCGGCAGCCAGAAACCTCGGCCTCTACGGTCCCACATCCAGAACACCCACAGTCCACTTCCCTCAACTCAGCCGCAACCTCAACCGCAGCAGCGGTGCCGGCACCACCGGGAGGCGATGA